ATCACAAGTTCTTGACCATGAAATTTAATAACCACTTTTTCCTTTTCCTCATTATAGAAAAGCAGGTAGCTATAATCTCCTTTTTCATGCACTTCCACGTCATAAAGCTGGTCAATCACTTCCAACTGCTCATCAAACTGAATCGTATTTCGCATCCGAATCTTCACATCAAGTCCTCTTTCTTGTCTCTTGTCCTACTATTTTACCAAAAACTCTAGCTTTTTGCTATAATGGTCATATGAACGAAAAAGTATTCCGTGACCCAGTTCACAACTACATCCATGTCAATAATCAAATCATCTATGACTTGATTAATACAAAAGAATTTCAACGCTTGCGCCGGATCAAGCAACTGGGAACGTCCAGTTATACCTTCCACGGCGGAGAACACAGCCGCTTCTCTCACTGTCTAGGAGTCTATGAAATTGCACGACGTATCACAGAGATTTTTGAAGAAAAATATCCTGAAGAATGGAATCCTGCTGAGTCTCTCTTGACCATGACCGCTGCACTCCTTCATGACCTCGGACATGGTGCCTACTCCCATACTTTTGAACATCTCTTTGATACAGACCACGAAGCTATTACTCAGGAAATTATCCAAAGTCCTGAAACGGAGATTCACCAAGTCCTACTACAAGTAGCGCCAGATTTTCCAGAAAAGGTAGCCAGTGTCATAGACCATACCTACCCTAACAAGCAGGTCGTGCAACTCATTTCCAGTCAAATTGATGCAGACCGCATGGACTATCTCTTGCGTGACTCCTATTTTACAGGAGCATCTTATGGGGAATTTGACCTAACTCGGATCCTCCGAGTCATTCGTCCTGTCGCAAATGGTATCGCCTTTCAGCGCAATGGCATGCACGCCATCGAAGACTACGTCCTCAGTCGCTACCAGATGTACATGCAGGTTTATTTCCACCCAGCAACTCGGGCTATGGAAGTTCTCCTACAGAATCTTCTCAAGCGGGCTAAGGAACTTTATCCAGAAGACAAGGACTTCTTTGCCCGAACTTCTCCACATCTCCTGCCATTCTTTGAAAAAAATGTGACCTTGTCTGATTATCTGGCT
The Streptococcus toyakuensis genome window above contains:
- a CDS encoding HD domain-containing protein — translated: MNEKVFRDPVHNYIHVNNQIIYDLINTKEFQRLRRIKQLGTSSYTFHGGEHSRFSHCLGVYEIARRITEIFEEKYPEEWNPAESLLTMTAALLHDLGHGAYSHTFEHLFDTDHEAITQEIIQSPETEIHQVLLQVAPDFPEKVASVIDHTYPNKQVVQLISSQIDADRMDYLLRDSYFTGASYGEFDLTRILRVIRPVANGIAFQRNGMHAIEDYVLSRYQMYMQVYFHPATRAMEVLLQNLLKRAKELYPEDKDFFARTSPHLLPFFEKNVTLSDYLALDDGVMNTYFQLWMTSPDKILADLSQRFVNRKVFKSITFSQEDQDQLASMRKLVEDIGFDPDYYTAIHKNFDLPYDIYRPESENPRTQIEILQKNGELAELSSLSPIVQSLAGSRHGDNRFYFPKEMLDQNSIFASITQQFLHLIENDHFTPNKN